One Loxodonta africana isolate mLoxAfr1 chromosome 15, mLoxAfr1.hap2, whole genome shotgun sequence genomic window carries:
- the LYG2 gene encoding lysozyme g-like protein 2: protein PPGTSRGSYPFTHMMNPHLHPRLYHGCYGDITTMDTSGATCDTDRVINCGIRGSEMFADMDLRAIKLYQVMIKDVGQRLCVDPALVAAVISRESHGGAALQSGWDHSGLKFGLMQLDKKIHDPVGAWDSKEHLFQGVGILTDRIKAIQKKFPTWSVAQHLKGGLSAFKSGIETIVTPVDIDTDYVNDLLARAKFYKRHGF, encoded by the exons CCTCCAGGTACTTCCAGGGGCTCCTACCCTTTCACTCACATGATGAACCCTCACCTGCATCCCCGTCTGTACCACGGGTGCTATGGGGACATCACCACCATGGACACCTCGGGTGCCACCTGTGATACAGACAGGGTGATCAACTGTG GGATCCGTGGTTCTGAAATGTTTGCTGACATGGATTTGAGGGCTATAAAGCTTTACCAGGTTATGATCAAAGATGTTGGGCAGAGGCTCTGCGTGGACCCAGCCCTTGTTGCAGCCGTCATCTCCAGGGAAAGCCACGGTGGAGCcgccctgcagagtggctgggacCACAGTGGGCTGAAATTTGGTTTGATGCAG CTCGATAAGAAAATCCATGACCCCGTTGGTGCCTGGGACAGCAAAGAACACCTTTTTCAGGGTGTTGGGATTCTAACAGACAGAATTAAGGCAATCCAGAAAAAGTTCCCCACGTGGAGTGTGGCTCAACACCTCAAAG GTGGTCTTTCGGCCTTTAAGTCAGGAATCGAAACCATTGTCACCCCCGTGGACATAGACACCGACTACGTCAACGATCTTCTTGCCCGAGCTAAATTCTACAAAAGACATGGCTTCTAG